A DNA window from Halomicrobium mukohataei DSM 12286 contains the following coding sequences:
- a CDS encoding fumarylacetoacetate hydrolase family protein — translation MKRVRFRDSAGNVRGGRWTVEDGEPVVTAAAGPYGRIAFGDESYAPEEVDVLPPCEPTKIVCVGRNYAEHADEMDNDVPDRPLLFLKPPNTVASHDKTVTLLANKDRIDYEAELGVVIGEQCKNVSQRNAEDVIAGYTCVNDLSNRDDQNREQNWVRGKAFDNACPIGPLVATPEHVPDDATIETRVNGETKQSSSIEHLIFSIPELIEEITAYMTLEPGDVIATGTPEGVGPLADGDSVEIEIEGVGTLKHSVRIP, via the coding sequence ATGAAGCGTGTTCGATTTCGCGACTCTGCGGGGAACGTCCGTGGTGGACGGTGGACCGTCGAAGACGGTGAGCCGGTCGTCACGGCGGCGGCTGGCCCGTACGGCCGCATCGCCTTCGGCGACGAGTCCTACGCCCCGGAGGAAGTCGACGTACTCCCGCCCTGCGAGCCCACGAAGATCGTCTGTGTGGGTCGCAACTACGCGGAGCACGCCGACGAGATGGACAACGACGTGCCGGATCGGCCGCTCCTCTTTCTGAAACCGCCCAACACCGTCGCGAGCCACGACAAGACGGTGACGCTGCTGGCGAACAAAGACCGGATCGACTACGAGGCGGAGCTGGGCGTGGTCATCGGCGAGCAGTGCAAGAACGTCAGCCAGCGCAACGCAGAGGACGTGATCGCGGGCTACACCTGCGTCAACGACCTCTCGAACCGCGACGACCAGAACAGAGAGCAAAACTGGGTTCGCGGGAAGGCCTTCGACAACGCGTGTCCGATCGGCCCCCTCGTCGCGACGCCGGAACACGTCCCCGACGACGCGACGATCGAGACGCGCGTCAACGGCGAGACCAAGCAGTCCTCTTCGATCGAACACCTCATCTTCTCCATTCCGGAGCTCATCGAGGAGATCACGGCCTACATGACGCTGGAACCCGGCGACGTGATCGCGACCGGGACACCGGAGGGTGTCGGTCCGCTGGCCGACGGCGACAGCGTCGAGATCGAGATCGAAGGCGTCGGGACGCTCAAACACAGCGTCCGGATTCCCTGA